In Thunnus thynnus chromosome 11, fThuThy2.1, whole genome shotgun sequence, the following proteins share a genomic window:
- the bcl9 gene encoding B-cell CLL/lymphoma 9 protein yields the protein MLEVQEERPAAAGTAATHFNKKERGKKEREEAKDGRGNLSNIGNPVPGSRNVRAKAPLTHTGSPHQLITPPCSVVLGAPSMHSNRLKNSPSTNTQSPKPKTEVMVRSPPVMSPSTAAQMDSKMPNQGKPGSTGSQSQPSPCDPKTLGAKGAQSVAGGMGLKNGQGLTSGSSSKVKVKRERSTSVESFEQPESGTPTSEEKDSSRVKRMCVAERRQPYSGADWCSGGESDEDDKGFYNCNSSDVKPQDSVTHSTSNAGLSRSSTPSHNILGGQGSTTEPASGQKPGSKLVYVFTTEMANKAADAVLTGHTENIIAFHMKNISNSKDKAHLLLNNAASALRNDSKPPQQPPSHAPDQSHQPGSKPSLTGMAEPAPPQPSNQGSQSGVLPQEGSSSAGMESKNLPGSSPSNTTAPVDQAPITQPEAGLNAPTAGEGGQGGGSGGSGLTPQQQQQQQQLAQELLNMEANTEGLSQEQLEHRQRSLQTLRDIQRMLFPDDRDAPPTGPPQSHGGPHDGGPDGAPRRSEQGPLQAMMAQSQSLGPPGGPGGPRPQGPPFGPPHGPRDMPPFPQDEMGPHMGGPGGCGEGDQMTPEQVAWLKLQQEFYEEKRKKQEMQHRPLPPDMMMHPHGPRGMIRGPPPPYQMGPGEMWGGPGGPPEHYQERMAMGPGPVPGPRGMPPHMQRMPGFSGMMNPEMEGPPRPGMGWPDDMPPRMGDARGFPGGPGAMFAGPGGRGERFPNPQSVQEAMFHQGMGGEKGLPPGMMMDMQRMMGHQRGGMEPGNGMGMFPRMPGDGPMSPSSRLQGMGGREMGPEFGMGPGPGPHMHPSKLRDPPMNMSPDEMMRMRGGGGPPMESMGPQGRPMQGPPFPEQPQPGDYPMGPGRPFPGGPGGMRGPHGDPAFGPDPRSTPTGGNGRINHLPSAAGPSQGQRGRKPADLNVQAGGGNSPSVNPLKSPPLRQVQSPMMGSPSGNLKSPQTPSQLAGMLTGPTGPNAPPAPPASAPMKSPHSMMGSAGASPVHMRSPSLPNPSPGWASSPKPPMQSPGVPPQGGKPPLSITSPNMMGNMEPGGNGPPSAPPSSGAPSGSMSLPGNVPSGSPYTIPPEPTLSQNPLSIMMSRMSKFAMPSSTPLYHDAIKTVASSDDDSPPARSPNLPSVNNNGMPMNHQGNPRMMGPGNSGPMPALSPLGMNPMGSQPLSHGMPPQMPSPNAPNMGPGMMPHGMMIPPNPQDPGMANPQMMPQGRLGYPHRGQAYPLTQSPSQQGPFSPHNGPGPQGFPGHPMGFQGEGGPMGGRMGSMPHGGGADGVMCKPNTPGGPEFNNMQGGFSDADLHEVMRPGASGIPEFDLSRIIPSEKPSQTLSYFPRGGGDNPGGKPPHPSGFPMQGMMGDGPPRMAMSMQGMGGMPGGPGGGMGPQDMPMGNPGHNSMRPPGFMGQGMMGPQHRMMSPGGPGGMMQGRQMAHPGPGGSPNMMMSLQGMGGPPQQTMMMGGQMRPRDMDMGFSPGPGMF from the exons CCGCCCAGATGGACTCTAAAATGCCCAATCAGGGTAAACCAGGGAGCACtggcagccaatcacagccctcACCCTGCGACCCCAAGACCCTGGGTGCCAAAGGGGCTCAGAGTGTGGCAGGGGGCATGGGGCTGAAGAATGGCCAGGGCCTGACCTCTGGCTCAAGCTCCAAGGTTAAAGTCAAAAGGGAGAGAAGCACCTCAGTGGAGTCATTTGAACAGCCAGAGAGTGGCACACCCACCAGTGAAGAAAAAG aCAGTAGTAGGGTGAAGAGGATGTGTGTGGCAGAGAGGAGGCAGCCGTACAGTGGAGCTGACTGGTGCTCTGGGGGAGAAAGTGACGAAGATGACAAAGGATTCTACA ACTGTAACTCCAGTGACGTGAAGCCCCAGGACTCTGTCACCCATTCTACCTCCAATGCTGGACTCAGTCGTTCCTCCACACCCTCCCACAATATATTGGGAGGCCAGGGCTCCACAACAGAACCTGCTAGTGGCCAGAAACCAGGCTCAAAACTCGTTTATGTCTTCACCACAGAGATGGCCAACAA GGCAGCTGATGCAGTTCTAACTGGCCATACAGAAAACATCATTGCCTTCCACATGAAAAACATCTCCAACAGCAAGGACAAAGCTCACCTCCTCTtg AACAATGCAGCAAGCGCCCTCCGAAATGACTCCAAGCCTCCCCAGCAACCCCCATCCCATGCCCCAGATCAGAGCCACCAGCCTGGATCCAAGCCGTCCTTAACGGGCATGGCAGAGCCAGCCCCACCCCAGCCATCAAACCAAGGGAGCCAATCTGGTGTTCTTCCACAGGAAGGGTCATCCTCTGCAGGCATGGAATCCAAAAATCTTCCTGGCAGTAGCCCCAGTAACACCACAGCCCCAGTTGACCAGGCCCCTATCACCCAACCTGAGGCAGGCCTCAACGCTCCAACAGCAGGTGAAGGAGGGCAGGGTGGAGGCTCTGGTGGGTCAGGTCTGACaccccagcagcagcaacaacagcaacagctggCTCAGGAGCTGTTGAACATGGAAGCCAACACAGAGGGTCTGTCCCAAGAGCAGTTGGAGCATCGCCAGCGCTCTCTGCAGACATTGCGAGATATCCAGCGTATGCTTTTCCCTGATGACCGTGATGCCCCGCCAACTGGGCCCCCACAATCCCATGGTGGACCCCATGATGGAGGCCCTGATGGTGCACCCCGGAGGTCTGAACAGGGCCCCCTACAGGCTATGATGGCACAGTCTCAGAGCCTTGGACCACCAGGTGGGCCGGGAGGACCTCGCCCACAAGGTCCACCCTTTGGCCCACCCCATGGACCCAGGGACATGCCCCCATTTCCACAAGATGAAATGGGTCCCCACATGGGGGGTCCAGGGGGCTGTGGAGAAGGAGATCAGATGACTCCAGAACAGGTGGCTTGGttaaagctgcagcaggagTTTTacgaagagaagaggaagaaacaagaAATGCAACACCGACCTCTTCCTCCTGACATGATGATGCACCCCCACGGTCCACGTGGCATGATACGAGGGCCTCCGCCTCCTTACCAGATGGGCCCAGGAGAGATGTGGGGAGGACCAGGTGGTCCACCAGAGCACTACCAGGAGCGCATGGCCATGGGCCCTGGCCCTGTCCCCGGACCCAGAGGTATGCCCCCACACATGCAGAGGATGCCTGGCTTCTCTGGTATGATGAATCCCGAGATGGAGGGACCCCCAAGGCCTGGAATGGGCTGGCCTGACGACATGCCTCCACGGATGGGAGATGCACGAGGCTTCCCTGGAGGACCTGGAGCGATGTTTGCTGGTCCAGGGGGTCGAGGTGAGCGTTTCCCAAACCCTCAGTCGGTCCAAGAAGCAATGTTCCACCAGGGTATGGGTGGAGAGAAGGGCCTCCCCCCTGGGATGATGATGGACATGCAAAGGATGATGGGGCACCAAAGAGGTGGAATGGAACCTGGTAATGGCATGGGTATGTTTCCCAGAATGCCCGGTGATGGTCCTATGAGCCCATCTTCTAGGCTCCAGGGAATGGGGGGCCGAGAAATGGGACCTGAATTTGGCATGGGGCCTGGCCCTGGACCTCATATGCACCCATCCAAGCTACGAGATCCTCCAATGAATATGAGTCCAGATGAGATGATGAGAatgagaggaggtggaggaccTCCAATGGAGAGCATGGGTCCACAAGGCAGGCCCATGCAGGGGCCACCCTTCCCTGAGCAGCCACAGCCAGGAGACTATCCCATGGGGCCTGGGCGACCCTTCCCAGGGGGTCCTGGAGGAATGAGGGGTCCACATGGAGACCCAGCATTTGGTCCAGATCCAAGATCTACACCAACAGGAGGCAATGGCCGTATTAACCACCTCCCCTCTGCTGCTGGCCCTTCACAGGGTCAGAGGGGCCGCAAGCCGGCAGATCTGAATGTACAGGCAGGAGGGGGGAACTCTCCCAGTGTCAACCCACTTAAGTCCCCTCCTCTGAGGCAGGTTCAGTCTCCCATGATGGGTTCACCTTCTGGAAACCTCAAATCCCCTCAGACACCGTCCCAGCTGGCTGGCATGCTCACTGGCCCCACAGGCCCGAATgcccctccagctcctccagcgTCAGCACCAATGAAGTCCCCCCACTCCATGATGGGATCAGCAGGCGCTTCTCCTGTTCATATGAGGTCTCCTTCTCTTCCTAACCCCTCTCCAGGATGGGCCTCTTCACCAAAACCACCCATGCAGAGTCCTGGAGTACCACCTCAGGGTGGCAAGCCCCCCCTCAGTATCACCTCACCAAACATGATGGGGAACATGGAGCCAG GTGGTAATGGCCCTCCTTCTGCCCCGCCTTCATCAGGGGCTCCATCTGGCTCCATGTCCCTCCCAGGCAACGTGCCGTCTGGCAGTCCATACACCATCCCCCCTGAGCCAACACTATCCCAGAACCCTCTTTCCATCATGATGTCACGGATGTCCAAGTTTGCAATGCCCAGCTCCACCCCACTCTACCATGATGCCATAAAGACTGTTGCCAGTTCTGATGACGATTCACCCCCGGCTCGCTCCCCTAACCTGCCTTCAGTGAACAACAATG GTATGCCGATGAATCACCAAGGAAATCCACGTATGATGGGACCTGGAAACTCTGGGCCCATGCCTGCCCTCAGCCCTCTTGGTATGAATCCAATGGGATCTCAGCCTCTCTCCCATGGAATGCCTCCACAGATGCCCTCTCCCAATGCCCCTAATATGGGCCCAGGTATGATGCCTCATGGCATGATGATACCACCAAATCCACAAGACCCTGGTATGGCAAACCCTCAAATGATGCCCCAGGGACGACTAGGTTACCCTCACCGAGGCCAGGCCTACCCCCTTACACAGTCGCCTTCTCAGCAGGGCCCTTTCTCCCCGCACAATGGTCCTGGTCCCCAGGGTTTCCCTGGCCATCCCATGGGCTTCCAGGGAGAGGGAGGACCTATGGGAGGACGGATGGGGAGCATGCCTCATGGGGGAGGGGCTGATGGGGTCATGTGCAAACCCAATACTCCTGGAGGACCGGAGTTCAACAACATGCAAGGTGGATTCAGTGATGCTGACCTTCATGAGGTGATGCGGCCGGGAGCGTCCGGCATTCCTGAGTTCGACCTATCCAGGATAATCCCATCAGAGAAGCCCAGCCAGACTCTGTCTTACTTCCCCCGTGGTGGAGGAGACAATCCTGGGGGCAAACCACCACACCCCTCTGGTTTCCCCATGCAGGGCATGATGGGTGATGGTCCACCAAGGATGGCGATGTCCATGCAGGGGATGGGGGGGATGCCAGGGGGGCCTGGTGGGGGAATGGGCCCCCAAGACATGCCAATGGGGAACCCTGGCCACAACTCAATGCGGCCACCAGGATTCATGGGCCAAGGCATGATGGGCCCCCAGCACCGGATGATGTCCCCTGGGGGTCCGGGAGGGATGATGCAGGGGAGACAAATGGCCCACCCAGGCCCTGGCGGCTCACCTaacatgatgatgtcactgcagGGCATGGGCGGCCCCCCACAGCAGACAATGATGATGGGGGGTCAGATGAGGCCACGTGACATGGACATGGGGTTCAGTCCGGGCCCTGGAATGTTCTAA
- the acp6 gene encoding lysophosphatidic acid phosphatase type 6 isoform X4: protein MRNLWTKVGVFGSMSMAFGSLLWSQKKTESDQVFSSCSSADTNLTSPYELKLVQVLFRHGARTPLKSIPGVMEVQWVPTLLEPPAHTHINYVVTDLHGGPRPPAPVEDSYRSNTLTGGTFPGQLTTVGMQQLYELGKRLRKRYIEEAAFLAPTFSPAEVYVRSTNIVRTIESAKCLVAGLFQQKQKEIVPILTTEAESEILYPNYHGCKLLKILGSHRWAESSTLPDIAADLQSIQNALGIAAHQHVDFILIRDDMVARETHGLPCPPVLDTWRDIVEQRAVDMMCHIYEPSKSENLQLCVGPLLHMLLFNIEEKLQGTSSEPNRKLFLYSAHDTTLIPCLMALGIFDMRWPPYAADVTLELHQHRQTNEAFIKVSYLGQDHLLPGCSGVYCPLQEFKQALSAYSLSSELYQSLCNNTEGMTKP from the exons ATGAGGAATCTTTGGACCAAGGTAGGTGTTTTTGGTTCGATGTCCATGGCTTTTGGCTCATTGCTGTGGTCACAGAAGAAGACTGAGTCAGACCAGGTTTTTTCCAGTTGCTCCTCTGCTGACACAAATCTCACCTCTCCCTATGAACTGAAACTGGTCCAAGTCCTGTTCCGACATGGTGCTCGAACACCGCTTAAATCAATACCTGGCGTGATGGAG GTCCAATGGGTGCCAACCCTGTTGGAGCCTCCAGCACACACCCACATCAACTATGTAGTGACAGATCTTCATGGTGGCCCCAGGCCCCCAGCTCCTGTCGAAGACAGCTACCGGAGTAACACACTGACC GGTGGCACGTTCCCCGGTCAGCTGACCACAGTGGGCATGCAGCAGCTGTATGAGCTGGGCAAGAGGCTGAGGAAGAGATACATCGAAGAGGCTGCCTTCCTCGCCCCCACCTTTAGCCCAGCTGAGGTCTA tGTGCGCTCCACTAACATTGTGAGGACCATCGAATCTGCCAAGTGCCTGGTAGCAGGGCTCttccagcaaaaacaaaaag AAATTGTACCCATATTAACAACGGAGGCAGAGTCTGAAATCCTGTATCCTAACTACCATGGATGCAAGCTGCTCAAAATCCTTGGCAG CCACCGTTGGGCAGAGTCGTCCACTCTGCCAGAcattgcagcagacctgcagagCATCCAGAACGCGCTGGGCATCGCTGCTCACCAGCACGTCGACTTCATCCTCATTAGAGACGACATGGTTGCCAGAGAG ACACACGGCCTCCCCTGCCCACCAGTGCTGGACACCTGGAGAGACATAGTGGAACAGAGAGCCGTGGACATGATGTGCCACATCTATGAACCCAGCAAGAG TGAAAACTTGCAGCTGTGTGTGGGACCCCTCCTGCACATGTTGTTATTCAATATTGAGGAGAAACTACAGGGCACTTCATCAGAGCCAAACAG gaagttgtttttGTATTCTGCACATGACACCACTCTGATTCCCTGTCTGATGGCTCTGGGGATTTTTGACATGAGATGGCCACCGTATGCAGCTGATGTCACTCTGGAGCTGCACCAACACCGGCAGACCAACGAGGCCTTCATTAAAGTGTCATACTTAGGCCAG GATCATCTTCTTCCAGGCTGTAGTGGAGTCTACTGCCCCCTGCAGGAGTTCAAACAGGCCCTGTCAGCGTACTCACTGAGCTCTGAACTCTACCAGTCGCTTTGTAACAACACAGAGGGCATGACCAAACCCTGA
- the acp6 gene encoding lysophosphatidic acid phosphatase type 6 isoform X3 has translation MSTVNLETSLLLQLTAASFERVNANVSCEPSCVFLTCFGWKGLSNVGWHSHEESLDQVLFRHGARTPLKSIPGVMEVQWVPTLLEPPAHTHINYVVTDLHGGPRPPAPVEDSYRSNTLTGGTFPGQLTTVGMQQLYELGKRLRKRYIEEAAFLAPTFSPAEVYVRSTNIVRTIESAKCLVAGLFQQKQKEIVPILTTEAESEILYPNYHGCKLLKILGSHRWAESSTLPDIAADLQSIQNALGIAAHQHVDFILIRDDMVARETHGLPCPPVLDTWRDIVEQRAVDMMCHIYEPSKSENLQLCVGPLLHMLLFNIEEKLQGTSSEPNRKLFLYSAHDTTLIPCLMALGIFDMRWPPYAADVTLELHQHRQTNEAFIKVSYLGQDHLLPGCSGVYCPLQEFKQALSAYSLSSELYQSLCNNTEGMTKP, from the exons ATGAGTACAGTAAATTTAGAAACCTCGTTGTTGTTGCAACTAACGGCCGCTAGTTTTGAAAGGGTTaacgctaacgttagctgtgAGCCGAGTTGTGTTTTCTTAACGTGCTTCGGTTGGAAGGGGTTAAGCAATGTTGGCTGG CACAGCCATGAGGAATCTTTGGACCAAG TCCTGTTCCGACATGGTGCTCGAACACCGCTTAAATCAATACCTGGCGTGATGGAG GTCCAATGGGTGCCAACCCTGTTGGAGCCTCCAGCACACACCCACATCAACTATGTAGTGACAGATCTTCATGGTGGCCCCAGGCCCCCAGCTCCTGTCGAAGACAGCTACCGGAGTAACACACTGACC GGTGGCACGTTCCCCGGTCAGCTGACCACAGTGGGCATGCAGCAGCTGTATGAGCTGGGCAAGAGGCTGAGGAAGAGATACATCGAAGAGGCTGCCTTCCTCGCCCCCACCTTTAGCCCAGCTGAGGTCTA tGTGCGCTCCACTAACATTGTGAGGACCATCGAATCTGCCAAGTGCCTGGTAGCAGGGCTCttccagcaaaaacaaaaag AAATTGTACCCATATTAACAACGGAGGCAGAGTCTGAAATCCTGTATCCTAACTACCATGGATGCAAGCTGCTCAAAATCCTTGGCAG CCACCGTTGGGCAGAGTCGTCCACTCTGCCAGAcattgcagcagacctgcagagCATCCAGAACGCGCTGGGCATCGCTGCTCACCAGCACGTCGACTTCATCCTCATTAGAGACGACATGGTTGCCAGAGAG ACACACGGCCTCCCCTGCCCACCAGTGCTGGACACCTGGAGAGACATAGTGGAACAGAGAGCCGTGGACATGATGTGCCACATCTATGAACCCAGCAAGAG TGAAAACTTGCAGCTGTGTGTGGGACCCCTCCTGCACATGTTGTTATTCAATATTGAGGAGAAACTACAGGGCACTTCATCAGAGCCAAACAG gaagttgtttttGTATTCTGCACATGACACCACTCTGATTCCCTGTCTGATGGCTCTGGGGATTTTTGACATGAGATGGCCACCGTATGCAGCTGATGTCACTCTGGAGCTGCACCAACACCGGCAGACCAACGAGGCCTTCATTAAAGTGTCATACTTAGGCCAG GATCATCTTCTTCCAGGCTGTAGTGGAGTCTACTGCCCCCTGCAGGAGTTCAAACAGGCCCTGTCAGCGTACTCACTGAGCTCTGAACTCTACCAGTCGCTTTGTAACAACACAGAGGGCATGACCAAACCCTGA
- the acp6 gene encoding lysophosphatidic acid phosphatase type 6 isoform X5 yields the protein MEVQWVPTLLEPPAHTHINYVVTDLHGGPRPPAPVEDSYRSNTLTGGTFPGQLTTVGMQQLYELGKRLRKRYIEEAAFLAPTFSPAEVYVRSTNIVRTIESAKCLVAGLFQQKQKEIVPILTTEAESEILYPNYHGCKLLKILGSHRWAESSTLPDIAADLQSIQNALGIAAHQHVDFILIRDDMVARETHGLPCPPVLDTWRDIVEQRAVDMMCHIYEPSKSENLQLCVGPLLHMLLFNIEEKLQGTSSEPNRKLFLYSAHDTTLIPCLMALGIFDMRWPPYAADVTLELHQHRQTNEAFIKVSYLGQDHLLPGCSGVYCPLQEFKQALSAYSLSSELYQSLCNNTEGMTKP from the exons ATGGAG GTCCAATGGGTGCCAACCCTGTTGGAGCCTCCAGCACACACCCACATCAACTATGTAGTGACAGATCTTCATGGTGGCCCCAGGCCCCCAGCTCCTGTCGAAGACAGCTACCGGAGTAACACACTGACC GGTGGCACGTTCCCCGGTCAGCTGACCACAGTGGGCATGCAGCAGCTGTATGAGCTGGGCAAGAGGCTGAGGAAGAGATACATCGAAGAGGCTGCCTTCCTCGCCCCCACCTTTAGCCCAGCTGAGGTCTA tGTGCGCTCCACTAACATTGTGAGGACCATCGAATCTGCCAAGTGCCTGGTAGCAGGGCTCttccagcaaaaacaaaaag AAATTGTACCCATATTAACAACGGAGGCAGAGTCTGAAATCCTGTATCCTAACTACCATGGATGCAAGCTGCTCAAAATCCTTGGCAG CCACCGTTGGGCAGAGTCGTCCACTCTGCCAGAcattgcagcagacctgcagagCATCCAGAACGCGCTGGGCATCGCTGCTCACCAGCACGTCGACTTCATCCTCATTAGAGACGACATGGTTGCCAGAGAG ACACACGGCCTCCCCTGCCCACCAGTGCTGGACACCTGGAGAGACATAGTGGAACAGAGAGCCGTGGACATGATGTGCCACATCTATGAACCCAGCAAGAG TGAAAACTTGCAGCTGTGTGTGGGACCCCTCCTGCACATGTTGTTATTCAATATTGAGGAGAAACTACAGGGCACTTCATCAGAGCCAAACAG gaagttgtttttGTATTCTGCACATGACACCACTCTGATTCCCTGTCTGATGGCTCTGGGGATTTTTGACATGAGATGGCCACCGTATGCAGCTGATGTCACTCTGGAGCTGCACCAACACCGGCAGACCAACGAGGCCTTCATTAAAGTGTCATACTTAGGCCAG GATCATCTTCTTCCAGGCTGTAGTGGAGTCTACTGCCCCCTGCAGGAGTTCAAACAGGCCCTGTCAGCGTACTCACTGAGCTCTGAACTCTACCAGTCGCTTTGTAACAACACAGAGGGCATGACCAAACCCTGA
- the acp6 gene encoding lysophosphatidic acid phosphatase type 6 isoform X2, whose protein sequence is MLAGTAMRNLWTKVGVFGSMSMAFGSLLWSQKKTESDQVFSSCSSADTNLTSPYELKLVQVLFRHGARTPLKSIPGVMEVQWVPTLLEPPAHTHINYVVTDLHGGPRPPAPVEDSYRSNTLTGGTFPGQLTTVGMQQLYELGKRLRKRYIEEAAFLAPTFSPAEVYVRSTNIVRTIESAKCLVAGLFQQKQKEIVPILTTEAESEILYPNYHGCKLLKILGSHRWAESSTLPDIAADLQSIQNALGIAAHQHVDFILIRDDMVARETHGLPCPPVLDTWRDIVEQRAVDMMCHIYEPSKSENLQLCVGPLLHMLLFNIEEKLQGTSSEPNRKLFLYSAHDTTLIPCLMALGIFDMRWPPYAADVTLELHQHRQTNEAFIKVSYLGQDHLLPGCSGVYCPLQEFKQALSAYSLSSELYQSLCNNTEGMTKP, encoded by the exons ATGTTGGCTGG CACAGCCATGAGGAATCTTTGGACCAAGGTAGGTGTTTTTGGTTCGATGTCCATGGCTTTTGGCTCATTGCTGTGGTCACAGAAGAAGACTGAGTCAGACCAGGTTTTTTCCAGTTGCTCCTCTGCTGACACAAATCTCACCTCTCCCTATGAACTGAAACTGGTCCAAGTCCTGTTCCGACATGGTGCTCGAACACCGCTTAAATCAATACCTGGCGTGATGGAG GTCCAATGGGTGCCAACCCTGTTGGAGCCTCCAGCACACACCCACATCAACTATGTAGTGACAGATCTTCATGGTGGCCCCAGGCCCCCAGCTCCTGTCGAAGACAGCTACCGGAGTAACACACTGACC GGTGGCACGTTCCCCGGTCAGCTGACCACAGTGGGCATGCAGCAGCTGTATGAGCTGGGCAAGAGGCTGAGGAAGAGATACATCGAAGAGGCTGCCTTCCTCGCCCCCACCTTTAGCCCAGCTGAGGTCTA tGTGCGCTCCACTAACATTGTGAGGACCATCGAATCTGCCAAGTGCCTGGTAGCAGGGCTCttccagcaaaaacaaaaag AAATTGTACCCATATTAACAACGGAGGCAGAGTCTGAAATCCTGTATCCTAACTACCATGGATGCAAGCTGCTCAAAATCCTTGGCAG CCACCGTTGGGCAGAGTCGTCCACTCTGCCAGAcattgcagcagacctgcagagCATCCAGAACGCGCTGGGCATCGCTGCTCACCAGCACGTCGACTTCATCCTCATTAGAGACGACATGGTTGCCAGAGAG ACACACGGCCTCCCCTGCCCACCAGTGCTGGACACCTGGAGAGACATAGTGGAACAGAGAGCCGTGGACATGATGTGCCACATCTATGAACCCAGCAAGAG TGAAAACTTGCAGCTGTGTGTGGGACCCCTCCTGCACATGTTGTTATTCAATATTGAGGAGAAACTACAGGGCACTTCATCAGAGCCAAACAG gaagttgtttttGTATTCTGCACATGACACCACTCTGATTCCCTGTCTGATGGCTCTGGGGATTTTTGACATGAGATGGCCACCGTATGCAGCTGATGTCACTCTGGAGCTGCACCAACACCGGCAGACCAACGAGGCCTTCATTAAAGTGTCATACTTAGGCCAG GATCATCTTCTTCCAGGCTGTAGTGGAGTCTACTGCCCCCTGCAGGAGTTCAAACAGGCCCTGTCAGCGTACTCACTGAGCTCTGAACTCTACCAGTCGCTTTGTAACAACACAGAGGGCATGACCAAACCCTGA
- the acp6 gene encoding lysophosphatidic acid phosphatase type 6 isoform X1, protein MIHIYTQTKDFIDQFCVGANYASLPLTYTINIIVIIGLARNLIVSLSSTAMRNLWTKVGVFGSMSMAFGSLLWSQKKTESDQVFSSCSSADTNLTSPYELKLVQVLFRHGARTPLKSIPGVMEVQWVPTLLEPPAHTHINYVVTDLHGGPRPPAPVEDSYRSNTLTGGTFPGQLTTVGMQQLYELGKRLRKRYIEEAAFLAPTFSPAEVYVRSTNIVRTIESAKCLVAGLFQQKQKEIVPILTTEAESEILYPNYHGCKLLKILGSHRWAESSTLPDIAADLQSIQNALGIAAHQHVDFILIRDDMVARETHGLPCPPVLDTWRDIVEQRAVDMMCHIYEPSKSENLQLCVGPLLHMLLFNIEEKLQGTSSEPNRKLFLYSAHDTTLIPCLMALGIFDMRWPPYAADVTLELHQHRQTNEAFIKVSYLGQDHLLPGCSGVYCPLQEFKQALSAYSLSSELYQSLCNNTEGMTKP, encoded by the exons ATGATCCATATCTACACTCAGACTAAGGATTTTATTGATCAGTTTTGTGTGGGTGCTAACTATGCATCACTGCCACTAACTTACACCATCAACATCATTGTCATCATTGGACTTGCCAGGAACTTAATTGTCAGTTTAAGCAG CACAGCCATGAGGAATCTTTGGACCAAGGTAGGTGTTTTTGGTTCGATGTCCATGGCTTTTGGCTCATTGCTGTGGTCACAGAAGAAGACTGAGTCAGACCAGGTTTTTTCCAGTTGCTCCTCTGCTGACACAAATCTCACCTCTCCCTATGAACTGAAACTGGTCCAAGTCCTGTTCCGACATGGTGCTCGAACACCGCTTAAATCAATACCTGGCGTGATGGAG GTCCAATGGGTGCCAACCCTGTTGGAGCCTCCAGCACACACCCACATCAACTATGTAGTGACAGATCTTCATGGTGGCCCCAGGCCCCCAGCTCCTGTCGAAGACAGCTACCGGAGTAACACACTGACC GGTGGCACGTTCCCCGGTCAGCTGACCACAGTGGGCATGCAGCAGCTGTATGAGCTGGGCAAGAGGCTGAGGAAGAGATACATCGAAGAGGCTGCCTTCCTCGCCCCCACCTTTAGCCCAGCTGAGGTCTA tGTGCGCTCCACTAACATTGTGAGGACCATCGAATCTGCCAAGTGCCTGGTAGCAGGGCTCttccagcaaaaacaaaaag AAATTGTACCCATATTAACAACGGAGGCAGAGTCTGAAATCCTGTATCCTAACTACCATGGATGCAAGCTGCTCAAAATCCTTGGCAG CCACCGTTGGGCAGAGTCGTCCACTCTGCCAGAcattgcagcagacctgcagagCATCCAGAACGCGCTGGGCATCGCTGCTCACCAGCACGTCGACTTCATCCTCATTAGAGACGACATGGTTGCCAGAGAG ACACACGGCCTCCCCTGCCCACCAGTGCTGGACACCTGGAGAGACATAGTGGAACAGAGAGCCGTGGACATGATGTGCCACATCTATGAACCCAGCAAGAG TGAAAACTTGCAGCTGTGTGTGGGACCCCTCCTGCACATGTTGTTATTCAATATTGAGGAGAAACTACAGGGCACTTCATCAGAGCCAAACAG gaagttgtttttGTATTCTGCACATGACACCACTCTGATTCCCTGTCTGATGGCTCTGGGGATTTTTGACATGAGATGGCCACCGTATGCAGCTGATGTCACTCTGGAGCTGCACCAACACCGGCAGACCAACGAGGCCTTCATTAAAGTGTCATACTTAGGCCAG GATCATCTTCTTCCAGGCTGTAGTGGAGTCTACTGCCCCCTGCAGGAGTTCAAACAGGCCCTGTCAGCGTACTCACTGAGCTCTGAACTCTACCAGTCGCTTTGTAACAACACAGAGGGCATGACCAAACCCTGA